From the Thermodesulfobacteriota bacterium genome, one window contains:
- a CDS encoding YqaA family protein, translating to MLRRLYEWVLHWAETPYGSWALFFLAFCESSFFPIPPDILLIALAVSIPKKSFKYALICSVGSLLGGCLGYLIGWQFMAGIGDRIISFYGLGQKFEYIKELYIAYDAWAIGIAGFTPIPYKVFTISAGAFNINFAVFVVASLVSRSARFFLVGGLIYLFGPGIQSFIDKYFNILVVVFTILLVAGFIIIKYFF from the coding sequence AGTGGGTACTGCACTGGGCTGAAACACCTTATGGATCATGGGCGCTATTTTTTTTGGCCTTTTGCGAATCCTCTTTTTTCCCTATCCCTCCGGATATACTTCTTATCGCTCTTGCTGTTTCCATTCCAAAAAAATCATTTAAATATGCCTTGATATGTTCCGTGGGATCACTTTTAGGGGGGTGTCTGGGTTATTTGATCGGGTGGCAGTTTATGGCCGGCATCGGGGATAGAATTATTTCTTTTTACGGCCTGGGTCAAAAATTTGAATACATTAAAGAGTTGTATATTGCCTATGATGCATGGGCAATTGGTATTGCAGGATTTACTCCCATCCCTTATAAGGTGTTCACTATTTCCGCCGGTGCTTTTAATATCAATTTTGCGGTATTTGTTGTGGCATCCCTGGTTTCCAGATCTGCCCGCTTTTTTCTTGTCGGAGGGCTTATTTACTTATTCGGGCCAGGGATTCAATCCTTTATTGATAAATACTTCAACATTCTGGTGGTGGTATTTACCATCCTTCTGGTAGCTGGTTTTATCATAATCAAGTACTTTTTTTAA